The sequence tatatacctgcaaataaatttaccaatttttatatgttatatatttaaataatgatcacttattgaaatataattaaaatgtatataatcaAAATCATTATTACCTGATTATTGGGTAAAATAACTAGAAGTGTTGGCCAAGCACAAAACGATCCCAATACTTCTCCTACAGTGGCCAAATCAAATGTGGAAAATGGTAATGGGGCTAGAGGAAGAAAAGCCTTCTGCACAATGAATTGAACATTATCTTGACCCGATATCATTCAATGGCGTGCATCATTACTGCTTGAAGGAAACATATCATTCCTTTTGCCACTACATTTTCCATTGTACCTTGGGCAAGCACGCACTATAAACCCTacattacaaaagaaaaaaagatactaATAGTAAAAATCAATgccacaaaaaatattaaatgtaaaaaaaaaaaaaaaaaaatgtatgtaaaccatattataaatttatacattataatTACCTATGGTTGTGCTCAAGGTGATGAATCAACAGGCGCTGCAATAAATGTTCTTATTTATGCTAGAGGTGATTTATGGACTGCAGGAGATGATACCCATATATCATTCTCGAACTAATAAGTCATCAATTCTGCAAATGGATTTTTCCACAAACTATTCTTTTGATCTAGCTACTGTTGCACTAGGAACTTTAAAACTTTCCTTTAGCTCATTAAGACTTTAAGTCAAAATAACCATATCCATTTGCTTGTTAACAATGGCTTTCCTTAGCCTTCTGATTTCTTCATCTTTGGCATTCTCACTAACTTTTTGTCGTGAGCTCCGTCTTGGAATGTGCCAATATTCAGTTGGGGCCACCTCATGACCTACTGCCATAACTCGACCCTTGTACTCAGGCATCCCCAATACTAATGTCAATATATCATTTGGGTAATTAagattaatattcaatttcccTTCAGCATGTTGGTCTAATAATTCAAGCTGCAATATttatatagtaaaaaataataaattgaccaaaataaacataaattatattactatatattataaattatatatataattatatcatcaatctaattataatttatattaataatataattaatattagtaATATACATTTAATAGtatattaatagaaatattagtataatattattaaaaattaaacatatcaCTCACAATTCTTTGTCCAATTTCTGCAGCTTCGGTAGTTAGGTAATTTCCATCTTTATCAGTATGACCTGCTATCCACATTAGCTTCCGTTAAATCTTATTGAAGTTCCTTGTTTTTACTTGCTGTACATTGAAAAACACTAAAATTATTCGATGAGCATTACTTACGTAATTAAGTATATCATAGAAACTCACTCTAGTTTAGTTTGATCaagcaaagtaaaaaaaaaaaaaaaaagaaaaaagaaaagtcatatatatatatatatatatatataaagagagtttaAATCTAATAAACTGTCTAGTTCACTTTATGATGCATGATACTGATGTAACACGATACtaaataaaagtaatatatatatatataaagattctcaatttttttctttaaaaatccaaatttatcTATATACCATATGATAATTTAATCAATTGTCATTGAAgggtttattttctcttttaactGGGTTTTTAGtagtaaaaataaacaaatatttaaactaatatTGCCACATGTAATGTCAGGAtccatccagaattccttccccggaaccttagataagccctgatcccagggaaataccaccgaaccttccaacggaaaatccggcagcacctcccctaagggtaggactaaccaaaatttacctgcactgaaaacacacttcaaaaattcatccccttattcctcccacattactacaatttgtttccacaaatttacagcacttcaaaaaaaaaataacagcaacaacccagtgcataaataacaactacacgtccaatacagtatacagagcattatacagataaatgtggaatttataaaatgatagataaggaaacaatacaagacagaaaggaaaaaaaaggaagaaaaacttcttgaaccttcgacaacgaactgagacgttggactcgccccggacaatcaacgtctccaacctggacctaggggaacggaattaagagtgtgagatgctaatcatctcagtgagtgaccctatctactgtacaatataataccacggtaataagtagatagataataattaattggaaataataatttctctcaaaacccttacaattctctcagtttgaaaagtttcccttttaaaaccttttcacaaaactcttgttcgtaatccccgaaaaccaagacatcaaataaataccagaaacagtaataattataattttaattccaatacagtttccaaacattttatttttaacacacagttctgaaaatcatttgatgcacccactatataccagtggcgccaatagtacccagcgtcccaaggtaccgccagacaggaggttatagaaagaaaccggtatacggtcgcgtggcgtcccgctgcgccgctgctaacctggtgtcccagCCATGGgaggtggcctaccctcatccgatggcaaccacaggacaacctcataatatcacctgcgcgctcctcacacccacctgcgcgctaatcacaatcgtgtccacactaaccatatcacatataaacagaacaccagtacgtgcacggtgcatctaaaaatcataaaatccacatatttaaatcataaatcaaactcacattttgcataaatagagcgggtatattccatccgcttgaacccggaaattctccacaatttctttataatcaacaccataaattccatgattttcaaatccaccaactcccaaatccatcaattcaaatatccacattttcccaatagcataaataattctcgaaatataataatcaaatctcataatattccatgggcatattttataaaaattggagtcaccaacataaacaaatattttccttgaaatatttgaaaatcaaatcatgcccaatttaatgttaaaaccacaagaatttcataattcttaaaaccataaaataattttcacatggcataaatttatagaatgcacattttcttaaatccaataaattcaccaataatttcacaataaatcaaataaatatttggcacatagaatttaaattccaaatattcaaatcacacataataatcacaatttaattcccgaaattaaattgaaggtgggtcactcacctggagcacacaattaacccacgatccactatgggatcaattccatgactcactcgtgctcctaaaacaaaattcacagacaatcaaataaaataatattttaatcgggtaaataatacccggtaaccggggggtcaaacacaaacgttatccaaaattgacaaattatatgtctatggaaagcttgtgagatgaggatcacattaccgacctccattgagttcaattcgaccggcggtggccagaatttggtcggaaagattCGGCCGGTTTTAatcccttcgtatcttgcaaatcgatgagagttgagttaattggagctcagaatcggactcagagggtccaaattagtgggaaaggaccggcTGCACGACCAGTGGCTGCCGGAAAATGGCCAAACCAGTGGCACACCGGCCGCCGGCTATGGAGGCCGATCCCAGCGGGTCGGCTGGCCATTCGGCTGGAAATTTGGCTGCCGGTGTCGCCCAGCTGTGGGCTTTCGGCCGGCGCATGAGCGGTTTCGGTGGCCGAAAAAAGTGCAgtaagaagagagagagagacggtccGTGgggaggaagaaagaaagaaaggaagaagaagaagagaaggaatCAGGCCCCTgacccttttttcccacgtggggaaaagaaaagaaaaagaaaaagaaaaagaaaagaaaaaggaaaagaaaaagaaaaataaataaaataaaaataattaaataattacataataatattattatttaaaataataataaaaataatttgattttatacatggttgacatgtggcatttcaccatggtgacacatggtcaccttcattaagtcacacgtggcacatcgttacgcgtttaaaaataatattaaaataatacggtatttgaaaaactttacaggtccataactttcaaaccacatgtccaaatcggacgtgccgctagtctacggactcgtatcaacgagcacttcacaaccatgcatgagtcaaagttcaaccttgcatgaataaaaagtcaactctgacaccccttggacagtttggacctcaacttgttttgctcataactttcaaaccgtagctccgttttcaacgtgctaccagtctacgaactcgtgccaacgtgtacttcataacagtacctcagtcaacctagaattccaaccgggtcaaaaagtcaacttttgaccccttcggtcaacggtcaacagctgacctcggtcaacgtacaaaaatttccgacatggttcgggacggggtgttacatgtaaTTTGCTGATTCACTCTTTTATAAACCAATTATGAGATGAGCTAGATAATCAACTACAtcataactttatatatatacagttttttaaacaatatattatatatatataggatccaCATAAATAATCTGATTTGATCGATTAAAACTagctgtggcaataataataaataaattttcttgtaattaattatagaaacaaacaataataatggACATGGTTGTCATGTTTAAAAATAGAGTTAATTGCACGTtggtatatttgaattttagaattttataatttaaatttttaactttcaaaTATAGCAATTTAgacatttaattttcaaatttgttgcaTATTGATTTGATCCTCAAGttgaatcaaataaattaataacaattaagttTTTTACAAATTGCTTTACCCAAAATTAGAAATTGGACTAATctgtaacaaatttaaaaattgatgatataaattattgtatttgaaaGTTTGAGGGTCTAAATCGCAAGATCTTATAAGCCAAAGATATTTAAATGCAATAAAACTGTAAgagattagaaaaaaaaatgttttctcAAACAAATATATGGCTATTGCAATTGTACCAAATTTGCATTGAGGTACGTTAATTTATCCATATATGAAAAAAtccgtatacatatataatttttaaaaaatcagaaACTTACCAGGATGTTGGGCTTCCCTTTAAAGATAGAAGAAAGATAGAAGAGACGGTTTCTATTAGTTTCTCTCTTTGGTCTCTGTAGAACACATCACATATAGGGTCTCTGTATAACACATCACATACCCGTTCCACTTCAAACCCTTTGTTTTTCCATTCTCCTAACACCTATCAAGTTCATTTTGTTTGCGAGAACAAGTGTTGACAGTGGCTCCAAATCCTGCTAGTTCTTCTACTATAGCATGCCTAATATATCCCACTCAAAACACATAAATTTGTAAAGCCcataaaaagagaaaactaATTATCAAAGTAATcaattagttttcaaaaaaaaaaaatcccaattggACCTTAAAAAGTTCTTTATCtagcacaaaaataaaataaaaaatctgcagaaattttttaataataaattaattaatcacctACCCCCTGCCTCTGGTTCCACCGGTGAGCAGACCCGTCATCCCCTCGCGTGTCCATCTTTTTCCTCTGCTGCTAATATCTGGTTGTGTCATGTTCTTATATATGGTCCTCGCGGCAATTTTGGTTTGCAAAAACGaacaataatttgaatttgatgcCTTTTCTTTTGCAAAAGTACGAAGGAAAGATAGAAACTTAAAGGCTGTAGCATTACGTCGATGTGGTGGACGTCAATTTAAACGGATAGAGCTAAATATATTCTTGTGTCGCCACGtttatgttacttttttttctatttttggataaacgttttggtacattttgtcAGAAAACAAAACGAGTGGTGTTCTAATtaccaaaaatccaaaaaaattaataaaaaaattgaaaaataaccggTGTTCTTAATTTTCAAGAAATCCGGCACTAATTccagctaatatatatatatatatccggcACTAATTCAATGTGATAAATATGGTCAAAATCTAGCTCATATACTAATTTGGAGATGCGACAAAAATGATGAATTTCAATTGATCACAAAATTTTGAACTgggaaaattaatatatgacTAACAATGAACACGATCctcatatttttgtaaaaacttgtgacctttttattttgtaatttttttggcatttatATAATTGTAAGTAGAGAATAGAATGCATTTAACTTAATTTTGTCTAGGTTAATTTCTAGGTCTTTGACATAATTTATAGTCTATTTTTCCTATAAAGTTTGTGCATGGAAGAAATCTTTGTTCAGTTAATTATGTTAAAACATATATTACTAGACAGCTCGTGAGAAATGATAGTCTATacatgttcttttttctttttttctttttttaatttttcataaattcttcTTTAATGCTTTCTGATGATTGAACATTGACCACCCAGCTTGTTGTTACGGCCCAATGGCAGGTCCATTAAAAGCTTTTGTATAGGCCCTATAAAAAGGGtccaaaatgaaaaaagttaACTCATTGTTTTTGATGTAGGAGGAGCGTTACATACAAaggtttttaacaaaaattttggGAAATAATCTTGACCATTAAACATGTTCATGGTTGTTCGATTCTTAGAGCGACACTCTGCTAATATCATGTACAATTCTGATGTTTATTAAATGTCCGGTGTGAGATTTTCGATTAAAAAACATGGGCTTGGAAGGAGATggagaaagatatatataactCTAGCTTATGATGTTTATTTCAGTAGTACCAATCCTTCTGTTGTATCTGCTCGTGGTACACTATACTGGCTTTTGCCggataatcaaatatttatatttgatttgaatAATGAGACTTGGAAAATCTTTTTGCTTCCTAAATAGTTGTGTTAGAAATTATGAAGGGCGATGGGTTTAGTTTCCATAGGAAAAGATGAACGATTGCTTGGAACTCTGGGTTATGAAAGAATTTGGGAAGATTAAGGTGTGGGGAAAAAGACTAGAAATTGGCATGGAAGACCTATATGAGGAAGAGCCCCATGCTTGTCCAATAACTTCTTTCAATGCTGATGTTGCAAATTTAAAAGGTAATTTCaagatgatatatattttacactTTGCAAAGTCGCAAGATTCCAAAGATCTTCGCTTGGAGCTGCTGTTTATATATGCCAAAGATGTTTTCTTTTTGCTGGAACTAAAAATGATTATTTGCTGTTTGAAAAAGTATTGTTCTACTAGTGAAGGTTAAATATGTGTTTTTGAAATAATCGAATCTCATatatacatcatatatatatataggatcaaATTTATATTGTAAGATGAAAACTTAATATCGTACGAAATTTTAGGATGATCAATTTCGTGCTAAAATGGATACTcctttataatatatatctcTGATGTAAAACTAGCCgttctaaaataatatttaatattaaattttcaacttACCAAATAAACACAATCTTCTTTATAGTAAaaccttgtatatatatatatttttagatatataACATAAACAAAAGTTTGTattagttattttctttttatgtcaTTGTCTATTTGAAATAATGTGTGTATGGAAATTTATTAGATAGGTCTCTAATCATGTCCTAATTGTTTGGTTTTGGTTTGTCTTTTTTATAgtgattttgttttggttttattgAACTTCGATCGTTTCGAGCTATGAATTAACCCTGTTTTCATAAATTTCATAGTCCTACCATTTTGAGGAAAGACATAAACTTTAATTCAATTAGTAAAATAAGCTTATATTGGTTCGGTAATCCCAGACCAGCATaatatgattttaagaatacaaatgaattattattttcactatAGAGTCAACTATTATGAAAGCTTACAAACAGCTAAACAGCTTCatagaaataataaatgtaTCTTGAACTCATTGacaacccaacaaaaaaaaaaaaaaaaagaaaaagaaaaagaaaaaagcaggaCCAAATTCTTTTATTCGGACTGCAGAAATTCATCTTCGGAAAGCCTTATATGTCCCAAAGAACAGACGAGTGGATTTTTCACTGTTCTCCTTGATAAAGGTCCAGGTTTTGGGTTTccaatccaaaataataacaataaaattaacaaaaagcctaatataagatgaagagtttaattttctaatttgattgtaGAATCAATTAGATCTCACCGACTTTAAATTAAGTAAAATGATAGACCAAATTATTTTCTACTGCTGAGTCGGTGTGGCCATTGACCGTAAATCCACCATCCACATAAATGATCTGTCCAGTGATGTAGGAAGCCGCCGGGAGGCAAAGGAATGCTACCACAGATGAAACCTCCTTGGGCTCTCCGGCGCGAGTCATCAGAATTCCAGCAATCATATCATCCACATGTTTTGGCATTTTGCCCTGCAGGCAAAAATACATGTAAAATTACTAATACAAGCTGAGCATTTTCCAATGCAAGTTTTGATGatcatgaataataaataaataaatacttaaacAGAATGGAAGGTGTAGATACATGTATATACCGGTAGATTCTCAACAAGAGGAGTTTTGATAGGCCCAGGAGCAACTGAATTAACTCGAATGTTGTCCTTTGCCCATTCACAAGCCAAGCTCCTTGTGACTTGATTTATGGCACCTATTCAACATACGATAATTCAattaactttttatatatattgaaaaaaaaaaatttttttttcaaaaaatactcataaaaatttattgatcTCTATGGATTAGAGTAAACCTTTAGAtgattactaaaaaaaaaaaaaaaaaaagagtataccTTTAGATGCTGCATAAACAGAAAGCATAGGTAGAGCAACGGCGCTCGCTACGGAAGAATTAAACACAATGTTTCCATTTCCTGAAGCTTTCAAAAGAGGGTGAGCAATTTGGCAAAAATGATAAGCAGACTCAAAATTGGTACCCATTATCGTCGAGAAATCTTCGGCTGTAAATTCCGTGGTACTTTTTGGTATTGTCATccgaagaataagaagaagaagaagaaggaaaatcattattaatgttgtattttaatatattggtAATACCTGTAATCAATCAccaatgatttttaaaattcattcgTTGGTTTCTCttatacccaaaaaagaaaagacataaAAGGGTCTAATTCGATATAAAGCCAACTACGCTAACAATAAGCACAAATTTGTCCCTGCCCATCACAAGTCCTTGTTATTTTAGAGAGGTTGAGTTTAAAGCTCTGCACctctaagaaaaaaataataacaattataaaaacaagcacacatcaaaattttattaactaGAAAACGACAATACATTAGCATCTAACAACAAACAAGCCACTGAGCTCCTTCCTCCAACCACTTACAAGAATGATCACAATTAAGAGCAAAATAATGAGAAACAAATTCGCATTACGAGGAGGAAAGcagcatgcaaaatatatatatatataatgatgagGAAACCTACGAGGATATTGAGCTTCCCTTCAAAGAGAGAAGAGACGGTCAGTTTCTCTCTTTGGTCCCTGTATAACACATCACAAACCGATCCGCTAACTTGAAAACCTTTGCTTTTCCATTCTCCCAAACACTGATCCAGTTCATTTTGATTGCGAGAACATGTGTGGATAGTGGCTCCAAACCCGGCTAGTTCTTCAACTATGGCATGCCTAATAACCAGTCAAAACAGGAAATTTGTAAATCTATAATACAGATCAAATTAATCATCAAAAATCAACCTGCAGCTAGCCTTCACAAAAGTTTCCCTTTGtgccctaaaaaaaaaaaaaaatctctagcacaaaaggaaaatgaaaacaaaaatgtgCAAGAAAATTTATTAGTCATTTATGAATTAATCACCTACCCTATTTCCACCGGTGACCAGAGCCATCTTCCCCTGGAGTGTCCATCTATTTTCCCTGCTACTAATATCTGGTTGTGTCATGTTTTATGGTCTCTCTTTGGCAGTTCGCCTCGCAACTCAAACTGTCAAGGTTTGCAAAAGTGAACAATAATTTGTTTTTGGCAATACTACGATGGAAAAAATAGAAACTTATGGCTGTCGCATTTCGTCCACATATTGAAACGTTAAATCGGATAGAGCTCTGTTTCTTGTATGTACATTGCCCTTTGGCCaggtgtttttttgtttttttttttttttgggtcgttTATAGTAATACTCTCCCTTACAATTAAGGTAAATCTCTGTGCGTTTTAAACCCACGAAAATGTAAGTATTGTGATTGACTTAGCAATTAAGTCCATCTCATTTGAAGCCTATTGGCCACGTTTGGATGCTGCTTTGTTATTTTTCGTTTTTGTCATAAAACACAACGAGTggtgtttgttttttctttgcaaGAAACGAATGGTGTTCatgattttaaagaaatctGACACTAGTTCAAATAACTATCATGATTTTGATTGTATGATAAAGATGGTCAATAACTAACTTATATATACTAGTTTGCGAATCATGATTTTGATTGTATGATATAGATGGTCAATATCTAACTTATATATACTAGTatgcaaatacaacaaaaatgaTGAATTTCAATCGATcacaaaattttggttttttttttcctcggtCCTTGACataatttatatacttttattcCTATGATCCTAAAATTTGttcacttgtttttttttttttttttttttttggagataaAACTAAAAGAGTGTGTTCAGGATCTCAACATTAATAGAAGGTTAATTAACCGCGATGCTTTCCCAGTGGTTATCCATCCAGGATGAAGAAGTGCTAGCTGATCTCTCATCTCCTCATCCCCATTATTTTCCAG comes from Ziziphus jujuba cultivar Dongzao chromosome 6, ASM3175591v1 and encodes:
- the LOC112493318 gene encoding tropinone reductase 1-like isoform X2 — protein: MGTNFESAYHFCQIAHPLLKASGNGNIVFNSSVASAVALPMLSVYAASKGAINQVTRSLACEWAKDNIRVNSVAPGPIKTPLVENLPGKMPKHVDDMIAGILMTRAGEPKEVSSVVAFLCLPAASYITGQIIYVDGGFTVNGHTDSAVENNLVYHFT
- the LOC112493318 gene encoding tropinone reductase homolog isoform X3, which encodes MIFLLLLLLILRMTIPKSTTEFTAEDFSTIMGTNFESAYHFCQIAHPLLKASGNGNIVFNSSVASAVALPMLSVYAASKGAINQVTRSLACEWAKDNIRVNSVAPGPIKTPLVENLPVYTWQNAKTCG
- the LOC112493318 gene encoding tropinone reductase homolog isoform X1; this encodes MIFLLLLLLILRMTIPKSTTEFTAEDFSTIMGTNFESAYHFCQIAHPLLKASGNGNIVFNSSVASAVALPMLSVYAASKGAINQVTRSLACEWAKDNIRVNSVAPGPIKTPLVENLPGKMPKHVDDMIAGILMTRAGEPKEVSSVVAFLCLPAASYITGQIIYVDGGFTVNGHTDSAVENNLVYHFT